From Prosthecobacter vanneervenii:
AGACTGCCCCTCCATGCAGGTGCTCCGCCTCAAGAAAGTCGTCCTCGACCATCCCGAACTCTTCAAGAACGCAGGAAAGTAGGCGGCAGCTCTTTTCTTTGCCGGGAGCGCCGGTTTTTAACCGGCTCCGGTGAACGCTGCAGCGCCACAAAAACTCTGTCTCATTTCGGCCGCCACGACGTGATGTCATCGCTCGTGCGCGGCTGCTGATCTTTGCCGTTGCTATAAACAGCGATCTTCAGCGGCAGATGCGCCGGCTGGTTGGCCGAGATCCTGGGATCGCTGTTGCTGATGTCGGGATTCTTCACCTGGTTGTCACCGTTCGTATCCAGCAGGATGTGGTAGGGCTGGCCGTACAGGTCCGCCAGCTTGAAGGGGCGTGCCGCACCCACCAGCCCATGGCGGCCATTGTTCGCTGGCGGAAAGGTGGCGTATTGGACGCGCTTGGGGTTCATGTCCATCGTCCCGCTCGAAGAAGGTGGAATTCCCATGAGCGTGTCCACCAGGGCATTGTTTCCATCCGTGAGCAGTTCGGGCGCGTCTTCCCCATTGGCGCCACTGACGTTGGAGTCGGTGGGATAGCGCCCATAGTCAGTCTGGAAGTGGTCAATGCCGTTCCTCAGATCCATGATGGCCGCTCGCACTTTCACACGATTGGCTTGTTCGGTGATTTGGGTGACTCCCACCGCCGTCAGGCTGGCGAGAACCGCGATGATGGTGATCGTGATGAGCAGTTCGATCAGGGTGAACGCTCTCGAAGCATGCTTACGGTGCGTTTTCATGATCCGATATTACCGGAACTGCCACCGGCGGGTCAATGCTGCTTTTTCTCCGCATCATGCACACGCACAGGACTCTCTCTGAGCTGGCTCTGCCGGTGGCACCTGCTGATGAGAGTCATGGCCACGCTCGCCAGAATCGCGAGGATGGTCAGCGCCACCAGATACTCCGGATTGGAAAAGGCCCGCGAACACCGCACTTGTTGCGTATTCATGCCTCTAAAATACTCGGAATGAAGGGGCCAGGTCAATCCTGCTCTTTTCACCCTTGATCCCCCGCCTGAATCAGCGCAGGGCTGCCTGCTCCGTGAACAAAGAAACCGTCCTCGCTCAAATCGTCTCCGTCCTCAGCACCGAGCTCGCCACCCTCACCCGTGCCGCGCAGGGCTCCTTTGCCGCAGCCACAGACCCCGACAGCAAGGCGGAAAACAAATACGACACCCGTACCCTCGAGGCCTCTTACGTCGCCCGCGGTCAGGCCCAGCGCGTGGCCGAGCTTCAAGAGGCCGTGCGTGCCTTCGGCGCATTGTCAGGAAACACCCTCGAGTCAGGTGCCGCCATCACACTCGGAGCCCTCGTCACCTTGGAAACTTTCGGCGAACAAACACACTACTTCCTCGGTCCCTTCGCAGGCGGTACGGAGGTTGTGCATGCAGGCCAGGAAGTCGTCGTCATCACCCCCGCATCCGCCTTGGGTCAAAAACTCATCGCCAGGCGGGCAGGGGACACCATCGCCATGCGCCCCGGCCTTTCTGCAAAGGTGACCGCAGTGGCTTGATCACGCCTAGCAGTCACACCCGCAGCATCCACATCCGTCGCCGTCGCAGGGATTGCAGTCGATCATGGAACTCCCGCCTCTGGTCCATCCGGGGCGGCAGCAGTCACAGCAGTCACTGCAATCGCCGCAGTGGCACCCATCGCATTTGTCCCAGCACGAGCGTTTCCGCCGGGTGCCTTCAATGGGTGACTGCACATGCTTCGTGCCTTTCTTCGTGTCTCCCGCCACCTGCACCACCCGCGCTTCCGCACCAGCGATCAGCACCGTCTGCAGCAGGTCGCGATGTCGCCGCAGCGGCAGGGCATCAAACGCACACCGCAGGCTGGCCAGTGCCTGCTCAAGCTTAGGCAGTAACGCCGCCCGCCGCCCCACGAGATCAGGAAAGGCATGCAGCGGATTGAACTGTCCACGCTTCTTGTCCCGCGCCCAATCCTCCCAGGCATCCTGCGCGTAGATGAGAAAACCCAGGCTCTCACCGAGTTGATGCAGCAGCGGTTTCGCACCCGGTGCACCCGACACCTGCGCCAGGTGCCCCACGATCTCACCATACGCCGCACACGTCGGCCTGGCGCATTCATGGAGGCTGGCCGATGAATGCTCAATGTCAGCCTGTCCGGCCATCCAGCCGCGAACGTCTTGCACCGGAAAACGCATCGCATGCAGCAGACCCAGCGCGTCGCCGATGGGCCTGTCGAGCGCTCTCGATCCCACACGCGCCGCATGGCGTCGCCACCCCCGCTCATCCTGCGCATCGTCATCCAGCTTCGCGCTCAGGCCGCAGACAGTCACAGCGGCGGTGTATTGCAGCACCGGGCTGTCCGCCACGAGATCACGCGGCGTGGCAAATGCATTGCAACACGTCGTCCGGCACAGCACCGGCGGTGCTTCCGCCAGGGCGGAACCCAGCAGCGTCAGAAAAGCACTGTCCCGGTTCACCAGCCAGCGCGCCCACGCGCCATAGTGACGGTGCAGACTGGTGCCCAGACCGCAGAAGTGTGCGCGGTACAGAGAGGCTGCCTTCTGGCAGCACATGGCAGGACCTGGGAGATGGCCGAACATTCACAAACATGGCGCAAGCACCTGCTGCCACGAGCAAAAAATTCGATCACCCCGCCCGCCGCATCTCCACGATCCACGCCGGCGCTGCTCCCTGGCCGGGCACTGACGTGTCCGGCTGCCGCTTCAGCCCCACCGTGTGCTTCAGAAGCCACTCCAGACCTTCCCAGAAGCGCACCGCATCCAGCACCGGATTCAGCACATTCGTTACCGGGCAGTAATGCACATCCTTCGGGTTGGTGTGATGCACCGCATGATGCTGCGGCGTCTGAAGTATGCGCACATCCTGCAGCCATGAAATCACCCGCCCGTTCTCCTTCCGCGTGCGGTGCGCCCACTTGTGCACCTCGTTCGCATTCCCGCCCACCAGCGCAAACAGCCACACATGCCACGTCAGGCAGCCCAGCCACGCCGCCGCGATGATGAGCATCCCCATCGTCATCACCAGCTCCTTGTTGCTCTCCCACCACGTGTTGTGCGTCATGTGCCGTGGCAGGTGATGATGCACAATGTTCGGCCTGCCCAGCCACCGCCCCAGCCACGGCGTGTCCTCCCGCACATACGCGTCCTCAAACCAATGAACCAGCCCCGCCGCAAAATCCGCCGCCAGCACCACACCTGCTGCTTGTAGAGAGAGTAAGATAAGGTCTTTCATGACCCCGCACCTCTGTCTCAGCCTTCGCAAATCAGGATATTGATAGTCTTGAAG
This genomic window contains:
- a CDS encoding prepilin-type N-terminal cleavage/methylation domain-containing protein; amino-acid sequence: MKTHRKHASRAFTLIELLITITIIAVLASLTAVGVTQITEQANRVKVRAAIMDLRNGIDHFQTDYGRYPTDSNVSGANGEDAPELLTDGNNALVDTLMGIPPSSSGTMDMNPKRVQYATFPPANNGRHGLVGAARPFKLADLYGQPYHILLDTNGDNQVKNPDISNSDPRISANQPAHLPLKIAVYSNGKDQQPRTSDDITSWRPK
- a CDS encoding fatty acid desaturase CarF family protein, translating into MKDLILLSLQAAGVVLAADFAAGLVHWFEDAYVREDTPWLGRWLGRPNIVHHHLPRHMTHNTWWESNKELVMTMGMLIIAAAWLGCLTWHVWLFALVGGNANEVHKWAHRTRKENGRVISWLQDVRILQTPQHHAVHHTNPKDVHYCPVTNVLNPVLDAVRFWEGLEWLLKHTVGLKRQPDTSVPGQGAAPAWIVEMRRAG
- a CDS encoding type II secretion system protein — its product is MNTQQVRCSRAFSNPEYLVALTILAILASVAMTLISRCHRQSQLRESPVRVHDAEKKQH
- a CDS encoding DUF5685 family protein, encoding MCCQKAASLYRAHFCGLGTSLHRHYGAWARWLVNRDSAFLTLLGSALAEAPPVLCRTTCCNAFATPRDLVADSPVLQYTAAVTVCGLSAKLDDDAQDERGWRRHAARVGSRALDRPIGDALGLLHAMRFPVQDVRGWMAGQADIEHSSASLHECARPTCAAYGEIVGHLAQVSGAPGAKPLLHQLGESLGFLIYAQDAWEDWARDKKRGQFNPLHAFPDLVGRRAALLPKLEQALASLRCAFDALPLRRHRDLLQTVLIAGAEARVVQVAGDTKKGTKHVQSPIEGTRRKRSCWDKCDGCHCGDCSDCCDCCRPGWTRGGSSMIDCNPCDGDGCGCCGCDC